The nucleotide sequence GTCACCGGTGAACGGCTCGACGGGTATTCGGCCGGTGCTGCGTACTGGTGGCAGAACACCCGGGCGACGGTGCTGTTCGAACCGGCCGTGCGCCGCATGCTGGACGACGGCTTCACCCACTTCCTCGAACTCGGCCCGCATCCCGTGCTCGCGTCGTCGATCTTCGAGATCGCGGGCACCGAACGGGCCGTCGTCCTCGCCAGCCAGCGGCGCGACGACGACGACCTCCGCACGTTCCTCGACGCCGTGGGCGCCCTGCACGCCCACGGCCACGACGTCGACTGGTCCGCGGTGCATCCCGGACCGTCCTCGGCGCCCCTGCGGCTGCCGTCGTATCCGTGGCAGCTCAAGCGCTACTGGAACGAAACCCCGGAGGCGGCAGAGGAACTGCACTACGCACCGGTGCACCCGCTGCTCGGTCAACCCGTGCACGGGATCCACCCGACGTGGGAGGTCGAGCTCAGCCAGGCGCTGCTGCCGTTCCTGGGCGATCACCGCGTGCAGGGCAGCGTCGTGGTGCCGGGCGCGGTGTTCGTGGAGATGGCGCTCGCCGCGGCGAAGGCCAGTTACGGCGCGGACCACAGCGTGCACGACCTCGTCCTGCACCGCGCGCTGATCATCGACGACACCTGCGATCCGATTCTGCGGACGACGTTGAACCAGGACGACGGGACGCTGGAGTTCGCGGCGTTCACCGCCGGTGCCGACGGCGACCTGAAGTGGACGGTCACGGCGACCGCGGAACTCAACACGCTGCCGCGCCGCCCTCGCCGTACCCCGCGCGGCGACGCCTCCGAACCCGTCGCCGCGACGGGACGCGAGGAGTTCTACGCCCGCACCGCCGCGATCGGCTTCGACTACGGCGACGCCTTCCGCCCCATCACCGAAGTGACGGCGGGGGAGGACTGGGCCGCCGCCGCGATGACGGTCCCCGCCACCATCGCCGGCGACCTCGCCCAGTACCGGTTCCACCCAGCGCTGGTCGACGGGGCGTTTCAAACGCTCTTCGGCGCACCGTTCCTCGGCAAGGTCGCCCACGACAGTCCGTACCTGCCGACCCGCATCCGCCACGGTGCGGTCTACGGCGCACCGACCGCCGCGATGACCGTGCACGTCGACGTCGTGACCGCGACGCGCGAGGAGGTGGAAGCCGACATCACCATCACCGATGAGCACGGCGACCTGCTCGCGGTGTTCGACGGCTTCACGGTCCAGTCACTCACCGCGTCGTCGCGCATGTCGCCCGAGCGCATCGACAAGGGTCTCTACGAGATCGACTGGCAGGAACACGAACCCGAACTCGCCGACGCCGAGCCGCCGATGTCGATCGAGGCCCGGTCCTGGTTGGTGTTCGCCGATCGCAGCGGGGTCGGCGCCGCCGTCGCCGAGCGGCTCCGCAGTACCGGACACGACGTACGGACGGTCGCTCACCAGGACGTCGCCGCCCTCGTCGAGACCGACGACGGCTGGGCGATCGACCCGAGCCGTCCCGACCACCTCCACGAATTGATCGCGGCGCACCTCGACTCGGGTGCCGGTCTCACCGACGTCGTCGACTGCTGGCCGATGGACGTGGTGGACCGTGCGGCCGATGCGGAGGATCTCGGCGTCCTCACGGTCCTGCGGCTCGTGCAGGCGCTCGCCGGGCAGGACGGTGCCTCACCCCGGTTGCACCTGGTGACCGCCGGCGCGCAACCCGCGCTCGGTACCGAACGCCTCGCGGTCGAGCAAGCCGCGGTCTGGGGCCTCGGGAGGGTGATCGGTCACCAGGAATTCGGCGACCGCTGGGGCGGACTCGTCGACGTCGACCCCGACGCCGACGCCACCGCAACCGCACGGCGGCTCCACGACCACCTCGTCGGTGGCGGTGAGGATCAGGTGGCGTTGCGCGGCGACCGGACCCTGGTCCCGCGGCTGCGACAGTGCGCCACGTTGACGCGTCCCTTCCCGACCAAGCTCGCCCCGGACGGCACCTACGTCGTCACCGGCGGCGCGGGGGCGCTCGGCCGCACCGTCGCGACGTTCCTCGCCGAGCGTGGCGCCCGGCACGTGGTGCTGTTGGGACGGACCGCCGTTCCGCCGCGCGATCAGTGGGCCGCCCTGGGTGACGATCATCCCCAGGCCGCGGTCGTGGACGCCATCCGCGCCGTCGAACGCCTCGGCGCCCGCGTCTCCACGGCGAGCGTCGACGTGACCGACGTCGAGCAGCTGCGGTGCTGGCTGGATCGTCACGCTCGCGAGGACGGCCGTCCCGTGCGTGGTGTCGTCCACGCCGCCGGTACGGTGCACGACCAGTTGCTGGTGAACCTCGGCGAGGACGACTTCCGAAAGGTGTTGCAGCCGAAAATCGATGGCACCCGCGCCCTCGACGACGTCTTCGGCGGCCAGGATCTCGATTTCTTCGTGCTGTTCGGATCGGCGGGCTCGGTCATCTCGGCCCCGGGACAGGGAAACTACGCCGCCGCGAACGCCTTCCTCGACGCCTTCGCCCACGACCGCCACGCTCGCGGACTCCCGGCACTCACCATCGGCTGGGGACCGTGGTCGGTGGGCATGGTGGAGGAACTCGACCTCGAGGCGAGCTACGCGCAACGGGGCATCGAACTCATCACGCCCGCCGCCGGGGCGCTCATCCTCGACCGACTCATCGGACAGCGGACCCCACACGTCGTCGCGATCAGCGCGGACTGGGGACGGGCCCGGCACCTCGGTCTCGGTGGTCGGCTGCCCGCGATGTTCTCCGGATTGGACGTCGCCGACGCGTCGGCGACGTCGGCGGCCGCGGACACGTCGATCCTCGACGAGCTGGCCCGCACACCGGACGCACAGCGCCTCGAGGTCGTCACCGAACACGTCCGGCGGCTCGTCGCGGGCGTCTTCGACTGCGCAGTCACCGACATCGACCCGGGCGACGTCCTGGACGACATCGGGCTCGACTCGATGATGGCCATGGACTTCCGGGTGCGCATCAACACCACGTTCTCGATCGACATGTCGGTCCTGGAGATACTCAAGGGCGTGAGCGTCGACTCCGTCGCCGACCGCGTGCTCGCGGAACTGCATGCGGTGCACGGCGACGCGACCGCGGTCGCGGACGCGCCACCGGCGTCCACCGGTGACGACCTCGACCAGCTGATCGACGAGCTGTCCGAGGACGACCTGCGGGCGCTGCTCGCCGAACTGGACGCGGACGAGGGGACGTCATGAGCGACGAGGGGACGTCGTGACGGCGGGTGCCTCCCCGTGGTGGCGGTGAGCGGTCCGGCGTCGGCGACCGCGGTCCACGTGCGGGGTCTGGCGAAGGCCTACGGCCGCACGCAGGCGGTGCGCGACCTCGACCTCGACGTCGGTCGCGGAGAGGTGTTCGCCATCCTCGGTCCGAACGGAGCCGGGAAGACCACGACGATCGAGATCCTCGAGGGCAACCGCCGGCGCGACGCCGGCGAGGTGCGCGTCCTGGGTGAGGATCCCGGAACCGCGGGCCGCGCGTGGCGGGCGCGGATCGGCATCGTGCTGCAGGAGGTCAGTGACGCCGGCATGCTGACCGTGCGTGAGACCGTCGGGATGTTCACCAATTGCTACGGCCGGACCCGTGATCGGGACGAGGTGCTCGACCTCGTCGGCCTCGGTGCGGTATCCGGGTCGCGGGTGCGGGCCCTCTCCGGAGGGCAGCGCCGCCGGCTCGACGTCGCCCTCGGCATCATCGGCACGCCGGAACTCGTCTTCCTCGACGAGCCGACCACCGGTTTCGATCCCGAGGCGCGGCGCCAGTTCTGGGACCTCATCCGGCTCTTGGCGCAGGACGGTACGACGATCCTGCTCACCACCCACTACCTCGAGGAGGCTGCGGCGCTGGCCGACCGCGTCGCGGTGATCGCCGGCGGTCGGGTGGTGGCCGTCGATTCGCCGGCGCGGCTGACCGGCCACGTGAACACCGCAGCGACGGTCCGTTGGCTGGAGGGCGACGTCGTCCACGTCGAGACCACCGACCACCCGACCGAGCTGATCCGCCGGCGCAGCGCCGCGGGGGAACTGGAGCAGTTGACGGTCACCCGACCGACGCTGGAGGACGCCTACCTGCATCTGATCGGCCTCGCCTGATGGGCGTCGGCAATGCGCTGCCGCGGCACCGCGCGTCGGGTGAGCAGGCACTGCCGTCCGCGGTGCGGATCGGCTTCTCGCGCGTGCTGCCGGAACTGAAGATGTTCTACCGGCGTCCCGAGCAGATGGTGCTCACGTTCTCCATGCCCACCATCATCTGCTTGCTGCTGGGGTCGATCTTCTCGGCGAAGCTGCCCAACAGTCAGGTGAGCACCGGTGCCGTGCTGGCGGCCAGCATGCTCGCCTACGGAATCTTGTCGACGTCCTTCATCAACCTCGGCATCAGCATCGCCGCGGACCGCGACACCGGCGCGCTGCGGCGGCTGCGCGGGACGCCGACCACGGCGTCGTCCTACTTCATCGGCAAGATCGTGCTCGTCGCGATCGTCAGCCTGGCCGAAGCGGTGATCCTGCTGGCCGTCGGCGTGCTGGTCTTCGATCTGCGGCTGCCGTCGGACGCCTACGGCTGGTTCACCCTGTCCTGGGTGTTCGCGCTCGGCATCGTCAGCTGCTCGCTGCTCGGCATCTTCATCAGCAACCTCGCGAGCAACGCCGTGTCGGCGGCCGTCATCACCAACGGGCCGGCCGTCGGCCTGCAGTTCCTGTCGGGCACCTACGTCCCGCTGATGGTGCTGCCGACGTGGATGCTCGTCGTCGGATCACTGTTCCCGGTGAAGTGGATGGCGCAGGGCTTCCGCTCGGTGCTGCTGCCTCCCGAGATGGTCTCGATCGAACCCGCGGGGACGTGGGAGCACGGGCGGATCTTCCTGGTGCTCGCCGCGTGGAGTGTGGGCGGGCTCATCGGCTGCCTGTCGGTGTTCCGCTGGTCCGACCGCGGCTGAGCGTGGGGGTCGCGCACGCGCGGCGGCCGAATCGCGTGCACTAGGCGCACGCTCGAGACCGAGATGGATGCCCGACCCCTTGTGACGTGACCGCCGTCACAGTATTGTGACCAGTGGTCATATTGCCGACGAGGAGGTCGGATGCCGACGGTCACGTGGTCACGACTCGCGGGGGAACGGCGCGCCGCGGTGGTTGCCGCCGCCGAGGCCGAATTCGCCGCGCACGGCTTCTCCGGCGGCAGCCTCAACGTCATCGCCCGCCGCGCGGGCGTCGCCAAGGGCAGCCTGTTCCAGTACTTCGCCGACAAGCGGGACCTGTACGCCTACATCACCGACGTCGGCAGCCAGCGGGTCCGTGCGCACATGGAGGCGCGGATCCGCGACCTCGATCCGAGCCGGCCGTTCTTCGAATTCCTCACCGACCTGCTCGACGAGTGGGTCGCCTACTTCGCCGAGCATCCTCGCGAGCGATCGCTGCACGCCGCGTCCAGCTTCGAGGTGGACACCGATGCGCGCGTGAGCGTCCGCGCCGTCGTGCATCACCACTACCTGCAGGTGCTGCGGCCACTGGTCGAGGACGCCAAGCGCCGCGGTGACCTCCGTGTCGACGCCGACACCGACACGCTGCTGTCGCTGTTGCTCATGCTCCTGCCCCATCTGGCCCTCGCGCCGTACGTGCGCGGCATGGACCCGATCCTCGGCCTCGACGAGTTGTCCTCCGAACAACCGACTCTCGTCGTCCGCCGTTACGTCGCGGTCCTCGCCGCGGCGTTCGCCCCCCTGCCTCAGCCCCAGCCCATCGACGAAAGGTCACGCTCATGACGAGGACACGGTCCGACTCGCTCGCCGCCGGCGGTCTCAACTGGGACAGTCTGCCGCTCAAGCTCTTCGCCGGCGGCAACGCGAAGTTCTGGGATCCCGCCGACATCGACTTCTCCCGCGACCGCGCCGACTGGGAGGCACTGTCGAACCTCGAAAGGGACTGGGCCACCAGGCTGTGCGCCGAGTTCATCGCCGGTGAGGAGGCGGTGACGCAGGACATTCAGCCGTTCATGGCGGCGATGCGGGCCGAGGGCCGACTCGGCGACGAGATGTACCTGACGCAGTTCGCCTTCGAGGAAGCCAAGCACACCCAGGTGTTCCGGATGTGGCTCGACGCGGTGGGCATCACCGAGGATCTGCAGCACTACCTCGACGACCTGCCCGCCTACCGGCAGATCTTCTACGACGAACTGCCCGCGTCGCTCGACGCGCTCGCCACCGACCCGTCACCCGCCGCGCAGGTGCGGGCGTCGGTCACCTACAACCATGTGATCGAGGGCATGATGGCGCTCACGGGATACTATGCGTGGCATCGCATTTGCGTCGACCGCGGCATCCTTCCGGGCATGCAGCGGCTGGTGCGCCACATCGGCGACGACGAGCGCAGGCACATGGCCTGGGGCACCTTCACCTGCCGTCGGCACGTCGCCGCCGATGACGAGAACTGGAACGTCTTCGAGGCCAGGATGAACGAGCTGATCCCCTTGGCGCTGCGCAACACCGAGGAGGCCTTCGCCCTCTACGACGAGGTGCCGTTCGGGTTCGGCAAGGACGAATTCCAGCAGTACGCCGCCGACAAGGGCATGCGGCGGTTCGGCACCATCAGCAGTGCCCGGGGCCGCGCGCTCGCCGAGATCGACGTCGACTACACGCCGCTGCATCTCGAGGAGACCTTCGCCGACGAGGACAGCAAGACGCTCGCGGCCTCGGCCTGACGCGTCCGGCCTGACGCGCCCCCGCGCCGAAATGACATTCCCTGCGATCAGCGGGTGCGCTCGATCGCAGGGAATGTCATTTCGGCGGAAAGTGCCGCTAGTTGTTGCCGACCGGAGGCGTGCCGCCGGCGGGACCGTAGGGGCCGTTC is from Mycolicibacterium grossiae and encodes:
- a CDS encoding ABC transporter permease; the protein is MGVGNALPRHRASGEQALPSAVRIGFSRVLPELKMFYRRPEQMVLTFSMPTIICLLLGSIFSAKLPNSQVSTGAVLAASMLAYGILSTSFINLGISIAADRDTGALRRLRGTPTTASSYFIGKIVLVAIVSLAEAVILLAVGVLVFDLRLPSDAYGWFTLSWVFALGIVSCSLLGIFISNLASNAVSAAVITNGPAVGLQFLSGTYVPLMVLPTWMLVVGSLFPVKWMAQGFRSVLLPPEMVSIEPAGTWEHGRIFLVLAAWSVGGLIGCLSVFRWSDRG
- a CDS encoding TetR/AcrR family transcriptional regulator, with protein sequence MPTVTWSRLAGERRAAVVAAAEAEFAAHGFSGGSLNVIARRAGVAKGSLFQYFADKRDLYAYITDVGSQRVRAHMEARIRDLDPSRPFFEFLTDLLDEWVAYFAEHPRERSLHAASSFEVDTDARVSVRAVVHHHYLQVLRPLVEDAKRRGDLRVDADTDTLLSLLLMLLPHLALAPYVRGMDPILGLDELSSEQPTLVVRRYVAVLAAAFAPLPQPQPIDERSRS
- a CDS encoding type I polyketide synthase, producing the protein MTERDTHAPLAIVGMGCRLPGGVGSAADYWELLCSGTDATRVVPESRWNAARYHDPSPKKVGKMATRRGGFLDDIDQFDPQFFGISPREAHSIDPQQRLLLQATWEAFEDGGIPVDALAGTDVGVFVGGFTLDYQLLQNQGRTSRYRFKSHSATGMMMTMLANRISFAFDFRGPSMTVDTACSSSLVAVHLAAQSIWNGECRLALAGGVNVMVGPNTAIAESKSGFLSPDGRCKAFDASADGYARGEGGAVVVVKPLEDAVRDGDRIYAQILGTAVSQDGHTDGITVPREEAQETAITSALRRAGVQPADIAYVEAHGTGTPVGDPVELRALANALAAERPADRPLLVGSVKTNIGHLEAGAGVAGLMKAALVLEHGYIPAHLHLNEPAVAFEDLGIDVPRSGRAFPDVARRLAGVNSFGFGGTNAHVVLAEPPQPVPAPDATDGLPLTLLPLSARSEEALVASARRLADHVDAHPDTELRILAHTLSRRRTHLSHRRTLVAADLRDAADQLRALADGERIALSRNGSADPKLAFVCTGMGPQWWRMCRGLLDVLPTFTESILRSDHELSRHADWSLIEELRRDESASRMTETDVAQPANFAIQVALAEQLRDFGLVPDGVVGHSAGEVAAHHLAGLLTFEQAIEVIYHRSRLQQRTRGLGRMLAVGLGAEALPQALDDSARAEIGHRVSIAAINGPSAIAIAGDGDVLADIAHQLEEAGVFHRFLTGKVPYHTHYMDAVKDDLFAAFEGLSSKAAATPLYSTVTGERLDGYSAGAAYWWQNTRATVLFEPAVRRMLDDGFTHFLELGPHPVLASSIFEIAGTERAVVLASQRRDDDDLRTFLDAVGALHAHGHDVDWSAVHPGPSSAPLRLPSYPWQLKRYWNETPEAAEELHYAPVHPLLGQPVHGIHPTWEVELSQALLPFLGDHRVQGSVVVPGAVFVEMALAAAKASYGADHSVHDLVLHRALIIDDTCDPILRTTLNQDDGTLEFAAFTAGADGDLKWTVTATAELNTLPRRPRRTPRGDASEPVAATGREEFYARTAAIGFDYGDAFRPITEVTAGEDWAAAAMTVPATIAGDLAQYRFHPALVDGAFQTLFGAPFLGKVAHDSPYLPTRIRHGAVYGAPTAAMTVHVDVVTATREEVEADITITDEHGDLLAVFDGFTVQSLTASSRMSPERIDKGLYEIDWQEHEPELADAEPPMSIEARSWLVFADRSGVGAAVAERLRSTGHDVRTVAHQDVAALVETDDGWAIDPSRPDHLHELIAAHLDSGAGLTDVVDCWPMDVVDRAADAEDLGVLTVLRLVQALAGQDGASPRLHLVTAGAQPALGTERLAVEQAAVWGLGRVIGHQEFGDRWGGLVDVDPDADATATARRLHDHLVGGGEDQVALRGDRTLVPRLRQCATLTRPFPTKLAPDGTYVVTGGAGALGRTVATFLAERGARHVVLLGRTAVPPRDQWAALGDDHPQAAVVDAIRAVERLGARVSTASVDVTDVEQLRCWLDRHAREDGRPVRGVVHAAGTVHDQLLVNLGEDDFRKVLQPKIDGTRALDDVFGGQDLDFFVLFGSAGSVISAPGQGNYAAANAFLDAFAHDRHARGLPALTIGWGPWSVGMVEELDLEASYAQRGIELITPAAGALILDRLIGQRTPHVVAISADWGRARHLGLGGRLPAMFSGLDVADASATSAAADTSILDELARTPDAQRLEVVTEHVRRLVAGVFDCAVTDIDPGDVLDDIGLDSMMAMDFRVRINTTFSIDMSVLEILKGVSVDSVADRVLAELHAVHGDATAVADAPPASTGDDLDQLIDELSEDDLRALLAELDADEGTS
- a CDS encoding R2-like ligand-binding oxidase, encoding MTRTRSDSLAAGGLNWDSLPLKLFAGGNAKFWDPADIDFSRDRADWEALSNLERDWATRLCAEFIAGEEAVTQDIQPFMAAMRAEGRLGDEMYLTQFAFEEAKHTQVFRMWLDAVGITEDLQHYLDDLPAYRQIFYDELPASLDALATDPSPAAQVRASVTYNHVIEGMMALTGYYAWHRICVDRGILPGMQRLVRHIGDDERRHMAWGTFTCRRHVAADDENWNVFEARMNELIPLALRNTEEAFALYDEVPFGFGKDEFQQYAADKGMRRFGTISSARGRALAEIDVDYTPLHLEETFADEDSKTLAASA
- a CDS encoding ABC transporter ATP-binding protein, yielding MSGPASATAVHVRGLAKAYGRTQAVRDLDLDVGRGEVFAILGPNGAGKTTTIEILEGNRRRDAGEVRVLGEDPGTAGRAWRARIGIVLQEVSDAGMLTVRETVGMFTNCYGRTRDRDEVLDLVGLGAVSGSRVRALSGGQRRRLDVALGIIGTPELVFLDEPTTGFDPEARRQFWDLIRLLAQDGTTILLTTHYLEEAAALADRVAVIAGGRVVAVDSPARLTGHVNTAATVRWLEGDVVHVETTDHPTELIRRRSAAGELEQLTVTRPTLEDAYLHLIGLA